The Canis lupus dingo isolate Sandy chromosome 11, ASM325472v2, whole genome shotgun sequence genome includes a region encoding these proteins:
- the BRD8 gene encoding bromodomain-containing protein 8 isoform X4 has translation MATGTGKHKLLSTGPTEPWSIREKLCLASSVMRSGDQNWVSVSRAIKPFAEPGRPPDWFSQKHCASQYSELLETTETPKRKRGEKGEVVETVEDVIVRKLTAERVEELKKVIKETQEKYRRLKRDAELIQAGHMDSRLDELCNDIVMKKKLEEEEAEVKRKATDAAYQARQAVKTPPRRLPTVMVRSPIDSASPGGDYPLGDLTATTMEEATSGVTPGTLPSTPVTSFPGIPDTLPPGSAPLEAPMTPVTDDSPQKKMLGQKATPPPSPLLSELLKKGSLLPTSPRLVNESEMAVASGHLNSTGVLLEVGGVLPMIHGGEMQQTPNTVAASPAASVSQPDTCVPMEAVGDPHTVTVSMDSSEISMIINSIKEECFRSGVAEAPGGSKAPSIDGKEDLDLAEKMDIAVSYTGEELDFETVGDIIAIIEDKVDDHPEVLDVAAVEAALSFCEENDDPQSLPGPWEHPIQQERDKPVSLPAPEMTVKQERLDFEETENKGIHELVDIREPSVEIKMEPAEPEQGISGPEIVAGVVPAPSMEPPELRSQELDEEPRSIATGEIAEADVSSGKGDETPLTTVKTEASPESMLSPSHGSNPIEDPLEAETQHKFEMSDSLKEESGTIFGSQIKDAPGEDEEEDGVSEAASLEEAKEEDQGEGYLSEMDNEPPVSESDDGFSIHNATLQSHTLADSIPSSPASSQFSVCSEDQEAIQAQKIWKKAIMLVWRAAANHRYANVFLQPVTDDIAPGYHSIVQRPMDLSTIKKNIENGLIRSTAEFQRDIMLMFQNAVMYNSSDHDVYHMAVEMQRDVLEQIQQFLATQLIMQTSESGISAKSLRGRDSTRKQDSSEKDSVPMGSPAFLLSLFMGHEWVWFDSEPDYYPNDSELSNDCRSLFSSWDSSLDLDVGSWRETEEPGAEELEESSPGREPSELLVGDGGSEESQEEAEQVSRQNLLHFLSEVAYLMEPLCISSKESNEGHCLSSGTRQQEEREMEATEGEEPCREPEQLSARLDPMVAEKPLGKNGRPEVAPAPSDVCVIQRLSTESEEGEVQQESKEEDQGEGYVSEMEDQPSSTECDDGFSIQETPLVDILFSRATSSTLSDLGQNDPVQDHLLFKKTLLPVWKMIASHRFSSPFLKPVSERQAPGYKDVVKRPMDLTSLKRNLSKGRIRTMAQFQRDLMLMFQNAVMYNDSDHHVYHMAVEMQREVLEQIQVLSIWLDKRRDLNSLE, from the exons ATGGCGACAGGAACGGGTA aaCACAAGCTGTTGAGTACTGGCCCTACAGAGCCATGGTCCATCCGAGAGAAGCTCTGCTTAGCCTCTTCGGTCATGAGGAGTGGAGATCAAAATTG GGTATCAGTTAGCAGAGCAATCAAGCCCTTTGCAGAACCTGGCCGCCCTCCAGACTGGTTCTCTCAAAAA CATTGTGCTTCCCAGTACTCAGAGCTTCTAGAGACCACTGAGACCCCAAA aAGGAAACGGGGTGAAAAGGGAGAAGTGGTCGAAACTGTTGAAGATGTCATTGTTCGGAAATTGACTGCTGAACGAGTTGAGGAACTAAAGAAAGTGATAAAGGAAACCCAAGAAAAATATAG acGGCTGAAAAGAGATGCAGAACTAATTCAAGCTGGGCACATGGACAGCAGACTGGATGAACTTTGCAATGACATTGTGAT GAAAAAGAagttggaggaagaggaggctgaaGTAAAGAGGAAGGCTACGGATGCTGCATATCAGG CTCGTCAAGCAGTAAAAACACCCCCTCGGAGATTACCCACTGTGATGGTCCGCTCTCCTATAGATTCTGCCTCCCCAGGAGGTGATTATCCACTCGGAGACTTGACTGCAACCACTATGGAAGAGGCCACCTCTGGA GTAACCCCTGGGACTTTGCCGAGTACCCCAGTCACCTCGTTTCCTGGGATTCCTGACACCCTTCCTCCAGGCTCTGCACCCTTAGAAGCCCCCATGACCCCAGTAACAGATGATTCACCCCAGAAAAAGATGCTTGGACAGAAAGCaactccacccccctcccctctgctgtcAGAGCTCTTGAAGAAGGGCAGCCTCCTGCCTACTAGCCCCAGACTG GTCAATGAGAGTGAAATGGCTGTGGCTTCTGGCCACTTGAACAGTACAGGTGTCCTCCTGGAGGTAGGCGGGGTTCTTCCCATGATACATGGTGGGGAAATGCAGCAGACACCCAACACTGTTGCGGCCTCCCCTGCTGCCTCAG TGAGTCAGCCTGACACTTGTGTCCCCATGGAGGCTGTGGGGGATCCACATACTGTGACTGTTTCCATGGATAGCAGCGAAATCTCCATGATCATCAATTCTATCAAAGAAGAGTGTTTCCGATCAGGGGTAGCAGAGGCCCCTGGGGGGTCAAAGGCTCCCAGCATAGATGGGAAGGAAGATTTAGATCTGGCTGAGAAGATGGATATTGCTGTGTCTTACACAGGTGAAGAGCTTGACTTTGAGACTGTTGGCGACATCATTGCCATTATTGAGGACAAG GTAGATGATCATCCTGAAGTGCTGGATGTGGCAGCAGTAGAAGCGGCACTGTCATTCTGTGAAGAGAATGATGATCCCCAGTCCCTGCCTGGCCCCTGGGAGCACCCGATCCAGCAGGAGCGGGATAAGCCAGTATCTCTTCCTGCACCAGAGATGACAGTCAAGCAAGAAAGGCTGGACtttgaggaaacagaaaacaaaggaatCCATGAACTGGTAGACATCAGAGAGCCTAGTGTTGAGATTAAAATGGAACCTGCGGAACCAGAACAAGGCATCTCAGGTCCTGAAATAGTAGCTGGAGTTGTTCCAGCCCCAAGTATGGAGCCACCAGAACTCAGGAGTCAAGAGTTAGATGAGGAACCCAGAAGTATTGCCACTGGAGAGATTGCTGAAGCAGATGTTTCCAGTGGGAAAGGCGATGAGACTCCACTTACAACTGTGAAGACAGAG GCATCCCCTGAAAGCATGTTGTCTCCATCACATGGCTCCAATCCCATCGAAGATCCTTTAGAGGCAGAGACTCAGCACAAGTTTGAAATGTCAG ACTCATTGAAAGAAGAATCAGGGACTATTTTTGGAAGCCAGATAAAG GATGCCCCaggtgaggatgaggaggaagatgGAGTCAGCGAAGCTGCCAGCCTAGAGGAGGCTAAGGAAGAAGATCAAGGAGAAGGCTATTTGTCAGAAATGGATAATGAGCCACCTGTGAGCGAGAGCGATGATGGCTTTAGCATTCACAATGCTACACTGCAGTCCCATACACTGGCAGACTCCATCCCCAGCAGCCCTGCTTCTTCACAGTT CTCTGTCTGTAGTGAAGATCAGGAAGCCATTCAGGCAcagaaaatctggaagaaagCTATCATGCTTGTATGGAGAGCTGCAGCTAATCATAG ATATGCCAATGTCTTCCTGCAGCCTGTTACAGATGATATAGCACCTGGCTACCATAGCATTGTACAGAG gccTATGGATTTGTCAACTATtaagaaaaacattgaaaatggACTGATCCGCAGCACAGCTGAATTTCAGCGGGATATTATGCTGATGTTCCAGAATGCTGTAATGTATAATAGCTCGGACCATGATGTCTATCATATGGCAGTAGAAATGCAGCGAGATGTCTTAGAGCAAATCCAG CAATTCCTTGCCACACAGTTGATTATGCAGACATCTGAATCTGGGATCAGTGCTAAAAGTCTTCGTGGGAGAGATTCTACCCGCAAACAGGATTCTTCAGAGAAG GACAGTGTCCCCATGGgctctcctgccttccttctctctctcttt ATGGGGCATGAGTGGGTTTGGTTCGATTCGGAGCCAGATTATTATCCCAATGACTCTGAGCTGAGCAACGACTGCAGGTCCCTCTTCAGTTCATGGGATTCCAGTCTGGATCTTGATGTGGGCAGCTGGAGAGAAACTGAGGAGCCAGGGGCTGAGGAACTAGAGGAAAGCAGCCCAGGGAGAGAACCTAGTGAGCTGCTTGTGGGGGACGGAGGCAGTGAGGAATCTCAGGAAGAGGCAGAGCAAGTCAGCCGCCAGAAtctcctccattttctctctGAG GTAGCTTATTTAATGGAGCCATTGTGCATTAGCAGCAAAGAATCAAATGAAGGTCACTGCCTTTCATCTGGTACCAGACaacaagaggaaagagaaatggaagctaCTGAAGGAGAAGagccatgcagagagcctgaacAGCTTTCAGCTAGGCTAGACCCCATGGTAGCTGAGAAGCCATTGGGAAAAAATGGAAGGCCAGAGGTGGCTCCAGCTCCCTCAGATGTTTGTGTAATTCAGCGACTATCCACAGAGAGTGAAGAG GGGGAGGTTCAGCAAGAATCCAAAGAGGAAGACCAGGGTGAAGGATATGTGTCAGAAATGGAAGACCAGCCCTCTTCAACAGAGTGTGATGATGGGTTCAGCATTCAGGAGACTCCTCTGGTGGATATCCTTTTCAGCCGTGCTACCTCTTCAACATT GTCTGATCTAGGCCAGAATGACCCTGTTCAGGATCACTTGCTATTTAAGAAGACTCTCCTGCCAGTCTGGAAGATGATTGCCAGTCACAG GTTCAGCAGTCCTTTTCTGAAGCCTGTGTCAGAAAGGCAGGCCCCAGGATACAAGGATGTGGTGAAAAG aCCTATGGACTTAACTAGCCTGAAAAGGAATCTGTCTAAGGGACGGATTCGTACCATGGCTCAGTTCCAGCGAGACCTGATGCTGATGT
- the BRD8 gene encoding bromodomain-containing protein 8 isoform X1, which produces MATGTGKHKLLSTGPTEPWSIREKLCLASSVMRSGDQNWVSVSRAIKPFAEPGRPPDWFSQKHCASQYSELLETTETPKRKRGEKGEVVETVEDVIVRKLTAERVEELKKVIKETQEKYRRLKRDAELIQAGHMDSRLDELCNDIVMKKKLEEEEAEVKRKATDAAYQARQAVKTPPRRLPTVMVRSPIDSASPGGDYPLGDLTATTMEEATSGVTPGTLPSTPVTSFPGIPDTLPPGSAPLEAPMTPVTDDSPQKKMLGQKATPPPSPLLSELLKKGSLLPTSPRLVNESEMAVASGHLNSTGVLLEVGGVLPMIHGGEMQQTPNTVAASPAASGAPTLSRLLEAGPTQFTTPLASFTTVASEPPVKLVPPPVESVSQATIVMMPALPTPSSAPAVSTPESVAPVSQPDTCVPMEAVGDPHTVTVSMDSSEISMIINSIKEECFRSGVAEAPGGSKAPSIDGKEDLDLAEKMDIAVSYTGEELDFETVGDIIAIIEDKVDDHPEVLDVAAVEAALSFCEENDDPQSLPGPWEHPIQQERDKPVSLPAPEMTVKQERLDFEETENKGIHELVDIREPSVEIKMEPAEPEQGISGPEIVAGVVPAPSMEPPELRSQELDEEPRSIATGEIAEADVSSGKGDETPLTTVKTEASPESMLSPSHGSNPIEDPLEAETQHKFEMSDSLKEESGTIFGSQIKDAPGEDEEEDGVSEAASLEEAKEEDQGEGYLSEMDNEPPVSESDDGFSIHNATLQSHTLADSIPSSPASSQFSVCSEDQEAIQAQKIWKKAIMLVWRAAANHRYANVFLQPVTDDIAPGYHSIVQRPMDLSTIKKNIENGLIRSTAEFQRDIMLMFQNAVMYNSSDHDVYHMAVEMQRDVLEQIQQFLATQLIMQTSESGISAKSLRGRDSTRKQDSSEKDSVPMGSPAFLLSLFMGHEWVWFDSEPDYYPNDSELSNDCRSLFSSWDSSLDLDVGSWRETEEPGAEELEESSPGREPSELLVGDGGSEESQEEAEQVSRQNLLHFLSEVAYLMEPLCISSKESNEGHCLSSGTRQQEEREMEATEGEEPCREPEQLSARLDPMVAEKPLGKNGRPEVAPAPSDVCVIQRLSTESEEGEVQQESKEEDQGEGYVSEMEDQPSSTECDDGFSIQETPLVDILFSRATSSTLSDLGQNDPVQDHLLFKKTLLPVWKMIASHRFSSPFLKPVSERQAPGYKDVVKRPMDLTSLKRNLSKGRIRTMAQFQRDLMLMFQNAVMYNDSDHHVYHMAVEMQREVLEQIQVLSIWLDKRRDLNSLE; this is translated from the exons ATGGCGACAGGAACGGGTA aaCACAAGCTGTTGAGTACTGGCCCTACAGAGCCATGGTCCATCCGAGAGAAGCTCTGCTTAGCCTCTTCGGTCATGAGGAGTGGAGATCAAAATTG GGTATCAGTTAGCAGAGCAATCAAGCCCTTTGCAGAACCTGGCCGCCCTCCAGACTGGTTCTCTCAAAAA CATTGTGCTTCCCAGTACTCAGAGCTTCTAGAGACCACTGAGACCCCAAA aAGGAAACGGGGTGAAAAGGGAGAAGTGGTCGAAACTGTTGAAGATGTCATTGTTCGGAAATTGACTGCTGAACGAGTTGAGGAACTAAAGAAAGTGATAAAGGAAACCCAAGAAAAATATAG acGGCTGAAAAGAGATGCAGAACTAATTCAAGCTGGGCACATGGACAGCAGACTGGATGAACTTTGCAATGACATTGTGAT GAAAAAGAagttggaggaagaggaggctgaaGTAAAGAGGAAGGCTACGGATGCTGCATATCAGG CTCGTCAAGCAGTAAAAACACCCCCTCGGAGATTACCCACTGTGATGGTCCGCTCTCCTATAGATTCTGCCTCCCCAGGAGGTGATTATCCACTCGGAGACTTGACTGCAACCACTATGGAAGAGGCCACCTCTGGA GTAACCCCTGGGACTTTGCCGAGTACCCCAGTCACCTCGTTTCCTGGGATTCCTGACACCCTTCCTCCAGGCTCTGCACCCTTAGAAGCCCCCATGACCCCAGTAACAGATGATTCACCCCAGAAAAAGATGCTTGGACAGAAAGCaactccacccccctcccctctgctgtcAGAGCTCTTGAAGAAGGGCAGCCTCCTGCCTACTAGCCCCAGACTG GTCAATGAGAGTGAAATGGCTGTGGCTTCTGGCCACTTGAACAGTACAGGTGTCCTCCTGGAGGTAGGCGGGGTTCTTCCCATGATACATGGTGGGGAAATGCAGCAGACACCCAACACTGTTGCGGCCTCCCCTGCTGCCTCAG GTGCTCCCACTCTTTCCCGGCTTTTAGAAGCTGGTCCTACACAGTTCACCACTCCTCTTGCTTCCTTCACTACTGTTGCCAGTGAACCTCCAGTTAAACTTGTGCCACCCCCTGTAGAGTCTGTGTCCCAGGCTACCATTGTCATGATGCCTGCGCTGCCAACACCATCCTCTGCTCCGGCTGTCTCCACTCCTGAGAGTGTAGCTCCAG TGAGTCAGCCTGACACTTGTGTCCCCATGGAGGCTGTGGGGGATCCACATACTGTGACTGTTTCCATGGATAGCAGCGAAATCTCCATGATCATCAATTCTATCAAAGAAGAGTGTTTCCGATCAGGGGTAGCAGAGGCCCCTGGGGGGTCAAAGGCTCCCAGCATAGATGGGAAGGAAGATTTAGATCTGGCTGAGAAGATGGATATTGCTGTGTCTTACACAGGTGAAGAGCTTGACTTTGAGACTGTTGGCGACATCATTGCCATTATTGAGGACAAG GTAGATGATCATCCTGAAGTGCTGGATGTGGCAGCAGTAGAAGCGGCACTGTCATTCTGTGAAGAGAATGATGATCCCCAGTCCCTGCCTGGCCCCTGGGAGCACCCGATCCAGCAGGAGCGGGATAAGCCAGTATCTCTTCCTGCACCAGAGATGACAGTCAAGCAAGAAAGGCTGGACtttgaggaaacagaaaacaaaggaatCCATGAACTGGTAGACATCAGAGAGCCTAGTGTTGAGATTAAAATGGAACCTGCGGAACCAGAACAAGGCATCTCAGGTCCTGAAATAGTAGCTGGAGTTGTTCCAGCCCCAAGTATGGAGCCACCAGAACTCAGGAGTCAAGAGTTAGATGAGGAACCCAGAAGTATTGCCACTGGAGAGATTGCTGAAGCAGATGTTTCCAGTGGGAAAGGCGATGAGACTCCACTTACAACTGTGAAGACAGAG GCATCCCCTGAAAGCATGTTGTCTCCATCACATGGCTCCAATCCCATCGAAGATCCTTTAGAGGCAGAGACTCAGCACAAGTTTGAAATGTCAG ACTCATTGAAAGAAGAATCAGGGACTATTTTTGGAAGCCAGATAAAG GATGCCCCaggtgaggatgaggaggaagatgGAGTCAGCGAAGCTGCCAGCCTAGAGGAGGCTAAGGAAGAAGATCAAGGAGAAGGCTATTTGTCAGAAATGGATAATGAGCCACCTGTGAGCGAGAGCGATGATGGCTTTAGCATTCACAATGCTACACTGCAGTCCCATACACTGGCAGACTCCATCCCCAGCAGCCCTGCTTCTTCACAGTT CTCTGTCTGTAGTGAAGATCAGGAAGCCATTCAGGCAcagaaaatctggaagaaagCTATCATGCTTGTATGGAGAGCTGCAGCTAATCATAG ATATGCCAATGTCTTCCTGCAGCCTGTTACAGATGATATAGCACCTGGCTACCATAGCATTGTACAGAG gccTATGGATTTGTCAACTATtaagaaaaacattgaaaatggACTGATCCGCAGCACAGCTGAATTTCAGCGGGATATTATGCTGATGTTCCAGAATGCTGTAATGTATAATAGCTCGGACCATGATGTCTATCATATGGCAGTAGAAATGCAGCGAGATGTCTTAGAGCAAATCCAG CAATTCCTTGCCACACAGTTGATTATGCAGACATCTGAATCTGGGATCAGTGCTAAAAGTCTTCGTGGGAGAGATTCTACCCGCAAACAGGATTCTTCAGAGAAG GACAGTGTCCCCATGGgctctcctgccttccttctctctctcttt ATGGGGCATGAGTGGGTTTGGTTCGATTCGGAGCCAGATTATTATCCCAATGACTCTGAGCTGAGCAACGACTGCAGGTCCCTCTTCAGTTCATGGGATTCCAGTCTGGATCTTGATGTGGGCAGCTGGAGAGAAACTGAGGAGCCAGGGGCTGAGGAACTAGAGGAAAGCAGCCCAGGGAGAGAACCTAGTGAGCTGCTTGTGGGGGACGGAGGCAGTGAGGAATCTCAGGAAGAGGCAGAGCAAGTCAGCCGCCAGAAtctcctccattttctctctGAG GTAGCTTATTTAATGGAGCCATTGTGCATTAGCAGCAAAGAATCAAATGAAGGTCACTGCCTTTCATCTGGTACCAGACaacaagaggaaagagaaatggaagctaCTGAAGGAGAAGagccatgcagagagcctgaacAGCTTTCAGCTAGGCTAGACCCCATGGTAGCTGAGAAGCCATTGGGAAAAAATGGAAGGCCAGAGGTGGCTCCAGCTCCCTCAGATGTTTGTGTAATTCAGCGACTATCCACAGAGAGTGAAGAG GGGGAGGTTCAGCAAGAATCCAAAGAGGAAGACCAGGGTGAAGGATATGTGTCAGAAATGGAAGACCAGCCCTCTTCAACAGAGTGTGATGATGGGTTCAGCATTCAGGAGACTCCTCTGGTGGATATCCTTTTCAGCCGTGCTACCTCTTCAACATT GTCTGATCTAGGCCAGAATGACCCTGTTCAGGATCACTTGCTATTTAAGAAGACTCTCCTGCCAGTCTGGAAGATGATTGCCAGTCACAG GTTCAGCAGTCCTTTTCTGAAGCCTGTGTCAGAAAGGCAGGCCCCAGGATACAAGGATGTGGTGAAAAG aCCTATGGACTTAACTAGCCTGAAAAGGAATCTGTCTAAGGGACGGATTCGTACCATGGCTCAGTTCCAGCGAGACCTGATGCTGATGT
- the BRD8 gene encoding bromodomain-containing protein 8 isoform X3 — MRSGDQNWVSVSRAIKPFAEPGRPPDWFSQKHCASQYSELLETTETPKRKRGEKGEVVETVEDVIVRKLTAERVEELKKVIKETQEKYRRLKRDAELIQAGHMDSRLDELCNDIVMKKKLEEEEAEVKRKATDAAYQARQAVKTPPRRLPTVMVRSPIDSASPGGDYPLGDLTATTMEEATSGVTPGTLPSTPVTSFPGIPDTLPPGSAPLEAPMTPVTDDSPQKKMLGQKATPPPSPLLSELLKKGSLLPTSPRLVNESEMAVASGHLNSTGVLLEVGGVLPMIHGGEMQQTPNTVAASPAASGAPTLSRLLEAGPTQFTTPLASFTTVASEPPVKLVPPPVESVSQATIVMMPALPTPSSAPAVSTPESVAPVSQPDTCVPMEAVGDPHTVTVSMDSSEISMIINSIKEECFRSGVAEAPGGSKAPSIDGKEDLDLAEKMDIAVSYTGEELDFETVGDIIAIIEDKVDDHPEVLDVAAVEAALSFCEENDDPQSLPGPWEHPIQQERDKPVSLPAPEMTVKQERLDFEETENKGIHELVDIREPSVEIKMEPAEPEQGISGPEIVAGVVPAPSMEPPELRSQELDEEPRSIATGEIAEADVSSGKGDETPLTTVKTEASPESMLSPSHGSNPIEDPLEAETQHKFEMSDSLKEESGTIFGSQIKDAPGEDEEEDGVSEAASLEEAKEEDQGEGYLSEMDNEPPVSESDDGFSIHNATLQSHTLADSIPSSPASSQFSVCSEDQEAIQAQKIWKKAIMLVWRAAANHRYANVFLQPVTDDIAPGYHSIVQRPMDLSTIKKNIENGLIRSTAEFQRDIMLMFQNAVMYNSSDHDVYHMAVEMQRDVLEQIQQFLATQLIMQTSESGISAKSLRGRDSTRKQDSSEKDSVPMGSPAFLLSLFMGHEWVWFDSEPDYYPNDSELSNDCRSLFSSWDSSLDLDVGSWRETEEPGAEELEESSPGREPSELLVGDGGSEESQEEAEQVSRQNLLHFLSEVAYLMEPLCISSKESNEGHCLSSGTRQQEEREMEATEGEEPCREPEQLSARLDPMVAEKPLGKNGRPEVAPAPSDVCVIQRLSTESEEGEVQQESKEEDQGEGYVSEMEDQPSSTECDDGFSIQETPLVDILFSRATSSTLSDLGQNDPVQDHLLFKKTLLPVWKMIASHRFSSPFLKPVSERQAPGYKDVVKRPMDLTSLKRNLSKGRIRTMAQFQRDLMLMFQNAVMYNDSDHHVYHMAVEMQREVLEQIQVLSIWLDKRRDLNSLE, encoded by the exons ATGAGGAGTGGAGATCAAAATTG GGTATCAGTTAGCAGAGCAATCAAGCCCTTTGCAGAACCTGGCCGCCCTCCAGACTGGTTCTCTCAAAAA CATTGTGCTTCCCAGTACTCAGAGCTTCTAGAGACCACTGAGACCCCAAA aAGGAAACGGGGTGAAAAGGGAGAAGTGGTCGAAACTGTTGAAGATGTCATTGTTCGGAAATTGACTGCTGAACGAGTTGAGGAACTAAAGAAAGTGATAAAGGAAACCCAAGAAAAATATAG acGGCTGAAAAGAGATGCAGAACTAATTCAAGCTGGGCACATGGACAGCAGACTGGATGAACTTTGCAATGACATTGTGAT GAAAAAGAagttggaggaagaggaggctgaaGTAAAGAGGAAGGCTACGGATGCTGCATATCAGG CTCGTCAAGCAGTAAAAACACCCCCTCGGAGATTACCCACTGTGATGGTCCGCTCTCCTATAGATTCTGCCTCCCCAGGAGGTGATTATCCACTCGGAGACTTGACTGCAACCACTATGGAAGAGGCCACCTCTGGA GTAACCCCTGGGACTTTGCCGAGTACCCCAGTCACCTCGTTTCCTGGGATTCCTGACACCCTTCCTCCAGGCTCTGCACCCTTAGAAGCCCCCATGACCCCAGTAACAGATGATTCACCCCAGAAAAAGATGCTTGGACAGAAAGCaactccacccccctcccctctgctgtcAGAGCTCTTGAAGAAGGGCAGCCTCCTGCCTACTAGCCCCAGACTG GTCAATGAGAGTGAAATGGCTGTGGCTTCTGGCCACTTGAACAGTACAGGTGTCCTCCTGGAGGTAGGCGGGGTTCTTCCCATGATACATGGTGGGGAAATGCAGCAGACACCCAACACTGTTGCGGCCTCCCCTGCTGCCTCAG GTGCTCCCACTCTTTCCCGGCTTTTAGAAGCTGGTCCTACACAGTTCACCACTCCTCTTGCTTCCTTCACTACTGTTGCCAGTGAACCTCCAGTTAAACTTGTGCCACCCCCTGTAGAGTCTGTGTCCCAGGCTACCATTGTCATGATGCCTGCGCTGCCAACACCATCCTCTGCTCCGGCTGTCTCCACTCCTGAGAGTGTAGCTCCAG TGAGTCAGCCTGACACTTGTGTCCCCATGGAGGCTGTGGGGGATCCACATACTGTGACTGTTTCCATGGATAGCAGCGAAATCTCCATGATCATCAATTCTATCAAAGAAGAGTGTTTCCGATCAGGGGTAGCAGAGGCCCCTGGGGGGTCAAAGGCTCCCAGCATAGATGGGAAGGAAGATTTAGATCTGGCTGAGAAGATGGATATTGCTGTGTCTTACACAGGTGAAGAGCTTGACTTTGAGACTGTTGGCGACATCATTGCCATTATTGAGGACAAG GTAGATGATCATCCTGAAGTGCTGGATGTGGCAGCAGTAGAAGCGGCACTGTCATTCTGTGAAGAGAATGATGATCCCCAGTCCCTGCCTGGCCCCTGGGAGCACCCGATCCAGCAGGAGCGGGATAAGCCAGTATCTCTTCCTGCACCAGAGATGACAGTCAAGCAAGAAAGGCTGGACtttgaggaaacagaaaacaaaggaatCCATGAACTGGTAGACATCAGAGAGCCTAGTGTTGAGATTAAAATGGAACCTGCGGAACCAGAACAAGGCATCTCAGGTCCTGAAATAGTAGCTGGAGTTGTTCCAGCCCCAAGTATGGAGCCACCAGAACTCAGGAGTCAAGAGTTAGATGAGGAACCCAGAAGTATTGCCACTGGAGAGATTGCTGAAGCAGATGTTTCCAGTGGGAAAGGCGATGAGACTCCACTTACAACTGTGAAGACAGAG GCATCCCCTGAAAGCATGTTGTCTCCATCACATGGCTCCAATCCCATCGAAGATCCTTTAGAGGCAGAGACTCAGCACAAGTTTGAAATGTCAG ACTCATTGAAAGAAGAATCAGGGACTATTTTTGGAAGCCAGATAAAG GATGCCCCaggtgaggatgaggaggaagatgGAGTCAGCGAAGCTGCCAGCCTAGAGGAGGCTAAGGAAGAAGATCAAGGAGAAGGCTATTTGTCAGAAATGGATAATGAGCCACCTGTGAGCGAGAGCGATGATGGCTTTAGCATTCACAATGCTACACTGCAGTCCCATACACTGGCAGACTCCATCCCCAGCAGCCCTGCTTCTTCACAGTT CTCTGTCTGTAGTGAAGATCAGGAAGCCATTCAGGCAcagaaaatctggaagaaagCTATCATGCTTGTATGGAGAGCTGCAGCTAATCATAG ATATGCCAATGTCTTCCTGCAGCCTGTTACAGATGATATAGCACCTGGCTACCATAGCATTGTACAGAG gccTATGGATTTGTCAACTATtaagaaaaacattgaaaatggACTGATCCGCAGCACAGCTGAATTTCAGCGGGATATTATGCTGATGTTCCAGAATGCTGTAATGTATAATAGCTCGGACCATGATGTCTATCATATGGCAGTAGAAATGCAGCGAGATGTCTTAGAGCAAATCCAG CAATTCCTTGCCACACAGTTGATTATGCAGACATCTGAATCTGGGATCAGTGCTAAAAGTCTTCGTGGGAGAGATTCTACCCGCAAACAGGATTCTTCAGAGAAG GACAGTGTCCCCATGGgctctcctgccttccttctctctctcttt ATGGGGCATGAGTGGGTTTGGTTCGATTCGGAGCCAGATTATTATCCCAATGACTCTGAGCTGAGCAACGACTGCAGGTCCCTCTTCAGTTCATGGGATTCCAGTCTGGATCTTGATGTGGGCAGCTGGAGAGAAACTGAGGAGCCAGGGGCTGAGGAACTAGAGGAAAGCAGCCCAGGGAGAGAACCTAGTGAGCTGCTTGTGGGGGACGGAGGCAGTGAGGAATCTCAGGAAGAGGCAGAGCAAGTCAGCCGCCAGAAtctcctccattttctctctGAG GTAGCTTATTTAATGGAGCCATTGTGCATTAGCAGCAAAGAATCAAATGAAGGTCACTGCCTTTCATCTGGTACCAGACaacaagaggaaagagaaatggaagctaCTGAAGGAGAAGagccatgcagagagcctgaacAGCTTTCAGCTAGGCTAGACCCCATGGTAGCTGAGAAGCCATTGGGAAAAAATGGAAGGCCAGAGGTGGCTCCAGCTCCCTCAGATGTTTGTGTAATTCAGCGACTATCCACAGAGAGTGAAGAG GGGGAGGTTCAGCAAGAATCCAAAGAGGAAGACCAGGGTGAAGGATATGTGTCAGAAATGGAAGACCAGCCCTCTTCAACAGAGTGTGATGATGGGTTCAGCATTCAGGAGACTCCTCTGGTGGATATCCTTTTCAGCCGTGCTACCTCTTCAACATT GTCTGATCTAGGCCAGAATGACCCTGTTCAGGATCACTTGCTATTTAAGAAGACTCTCCTGCCAGTCTGGAAGATGATTGCCAGTCACAG GTTCAGCAGTCCTTTTCTGAAGCCTGTGTCAGAAAGGCAGGCCCCAGGATACAAGGATGTGGTGAAAAG aCCTATGGACTTAACTAGCCTGAAAAGGAATCTGTCTAAGGGACGGATTCGTACCATGGCTCAGTTCCAGCGAGACCTGATGCTGATGT